Proteins encoded within one genomic window of Gigantopelta aegis isolate Gae_Host chromosome 2, Gae_host_genome, whole genome shotgun sequence:
- the LOC121387403 gene encoding zinc finger BED domain-containing protein 4-like, which translates to MDRKTPWYVCLFLQTIDVKPEDISEPGTKGKQIKMEQFVSHVNRWAANDHRTLAADRKLTEMICLDMQPMSMVEDTGFKTFVDTLQPSYSLPTRKHLRWNLIPKLYNEIKANIKQQLEMVEIVSITTDHWTSRANDAYMSVTAHILTEDFELKDFCLDVAYMPQSHNAENISRALVDSVKSWIPGAGTNKEVKIYVVSDNAANIQAACRLLPDNYRALNCFAHTLQLVIKDGLKEFTGAQNVISKCQNIVNHFHHSAKSTHMLKGMQKTMQMPDHN; encoded by the exons ATGGACAGGAAAACGCCCTGGTACGTTTGCCTTTTCCTACAGACCATTGACGTgaag CCTGAAGACATTAGTGAGCCAGGTACGAAGGGTAAGCAGATAAAAATGGAACAGTTTGTGAGCCATGTTAACAGGTGGGCTGCAAATGATCATCGCACGTTGGCGGCAGACAGGAAGTTAACAGAAATGATCTGTTTAGACATGCAGCCGATGTCCATGGTTGAAGATACTGGCTTCAAGACTTTTGTCGACACTCTGCAGCCATCCTACAGTTTGCCAACAAGGAAACACTTGAGGTGGAATCTAATTCCAAAGCTCTACAATGAAATCAAGGCCAACATCAAACAACAGCTTGAAATGGTGGAGATTGTTAGCATAACAACTGACCACTGGACATCCCGTGCGAATGATGCGTACATGTCAGTAACAGCGCACATCCTTACAGAAGATTTTGAGCTCAAAGATTTCTGCCTGGACGTTGCATACATGCCCCAGAGCCACAATGCTGAGAACATATCACGGGCACTTGTTGACAGTGTGAAGAGCTGGATACCTGGTGCCGGAACTAATAAAGAAGTGAAAATATATGTAGTGTCGGATAATGCGGCCAATATTCAAGCTGCATGTCGATTGCTTCCAGACAACTACAGAGCATTGAACTGTTTTGCACATACGCTACAACTTGTAATCAAAGATGGACTGAAAGAATTCACTGGAGCCCAGAATGTAATTTCCAAGTGCCAGAACATCGTGAATCACTTTCACCACTCAGCAAAATCTACACATATGTTGAAAGGCATGCAAAAAACAATGCAGATGCCAGACCACAACTAA
- the LOC121387395 gene encoding E3 SUMO-protein ligase ZBED1-like yields the protein MVEQKHALNATLASITKVNNLSAHEWKTAEEYVQVLRPFEDATTIMSATRYSTLSMVIPVLNTLCDEMKAAELNTFGECIIKNINNRWPDYEKTQLFYIATVLDPRFKQYAFSSESSKIAARYTLLVEVLDIYEKKAEREKARKADVSKNIGSKHASSVVASAATTSTSTAATASTSTAAEQTEPSVEQSTTTSKSGKHDFWGLFKKKIAQKQDNEVQKQSKEELRAVMQYEIDRYLSEPLIDPSQCPFDWWKMHNRSYPNVSAVARLYLAIPSTSVPSERIFSKAGLIISDRRCSLKPSVAEQLVFLNHNLKAKGIKS from the coding sequence ATGGTGGAGCAAAAACATGCATTGAATGCCACTCTTGCATCTATAACGAAAGTCAACAACCTTTCCGCACACGAATGGAAGACTGCCGAGGAGTATGTGCAAGTTCTTCGTCCATTTGAGGATGCAACAACCATTATGTCGGCAACTCGGTATTCCACTCTGTCCATGGTCATCCCCGTTCTCAACACCTTATGTGACGAAATGAAAGCTGctgaactcaacacatttggtGAATGTATTATCAAGAACATAAACAATCGCTGGCCCGATTACGAGAAAACACAACTCTTCTACATTGCAACAGTGCTTGATCCTAGATTTAAGCAATATGCATTTTCATCAGAAAGTTCAAAAATCGCTGCCAGGTACACCCTACTTGTTGAAGTCTTGGACATTTATGAGAAAAAGGCAGAAAGGGAAAAAGCAAGGAAAGCTGATGTCAGTAAAAATATCGGAAGCAAACATGCTTCATCTGTAGTAGCCTCTGCTGCCACAACCTCTACCTCCACTGCTGCCACTGCTTCTACCTCCACTGCAGCTGAACAGACAGAACCAAGCGTCGAGCAAAGTACAACTACATCCAAGAGTGGGAAACATGATTTTTGGggattgtttaaaaaaaaaattgcccagAAACAAGACAATGAAGTTCAAAAGCAAAGCAAAGAGGAACTGAGGGCTGTCATGCAATATGAGATTGACAGGTACTTGAGTGAACCGTTGATTGATCCTTCACAGTGTCCATTTGATTGGTGGAAGATGCATAATCGCAGTTATCCAAACGTTTCCGCTGTGGCTAGATTGTACCTGGCTATCCCCAGCACGTCGGTGCCAAGCGAGCGCATTTTTAGTAAAGCAGGTCTTATCATTTCTGACAGGAGATGCAGCTTGAAACCCAGTGTTGCTGAACAATTGGTATTTCTAAATCACAACCTCAAAGCTAAAGGCATAAAGTCTTAA